The following proteins are encoded in a genomic region of Aquifex aeolicus VF5:
- a CDS encoding DsrH/TusB family sulfur metabolism protein yields the protein MGVKTLWLVRKLGDFSSDYLGEDDVVVLIQDGVLRYPSREGWYVCKEDAEARGLKFKEEVLISYKDIIKLIEEADKIVVW from the coding sequence ATGGGTGTTAAAACGCTTTGGCTCGTGAGGAAACTGGGAGACTTTTCCTCGGATTACCTCGGCGAGGACGATGTAGTGGTTTTGATTCAGGACGGAGTCCTGAGGTACCCTTCCAGGGAGGGGTGGTACGTTTGTAAAGAGGATGCCGAAGCGAGAGGATTAAAGTTCAAGGAAGAGGTCCTTATAAGCTACAAAGATATCATTAAACTAATAGAAGAGGCGGATAAAATAGTGGTCTGGTAA
- a CDS encoding thioredoxin family protein: MFEGFKEVTDKDFYKAVMMNPKPSVVVFTDPNNPANEQIKPILEKYQKLYGDKIDFFYMDVTKNTSFEDFGIFNFPAILYFRDTMELDRHDFIPTEEMVEQAIKRLLRMV; this comes from the coding sequence ATGTTTGAAGGCTTTAAGGAGGTTACCGATAAAGACTTTTACAAGGCTGTTATGATGAACCCTAAACCTTCCGTTGTTGTTTTTACGGACCCGAACAACCCGGCAAACGAGCAGATAAAGCCCATACTCGAAAAGTACCAGAAACTATACGGGGACAAAATAGACTTCTTTTACATGGACGTCACGAAGAACACTTCCTTTGAAGACTTCGGTATTTTTAACTTCCCGGCGATTCTTTACTTCAGGGACACGATGGAGCTCGACCGCCACGACTTTATTCCCACCGAGGAAATGGTTGAGCAGGCCATAAAGAGACTTTTAAGGATGGTGTAA
- the thrC gene encoding threonine synthase, which produces MNRWQGIIKQYKKYLPVDENTPIVTLYEGNTPLIEADNLARAIGFKGKIYLKYEGLNPTGSFKDRGMTLAISKAVEAGKRAVICASTGNTSASAAAYAARAGLRAYVLLPKGAVAIGKLSQAMIYGAKVLAIQGTFDDALNIVRKIGENFPVEIVNSVNPYRIEGQKTAAFEICDTLGEAPDYHFIPVGNAGNITAYWKGFKIYYEEGKITKLPRMMGWQAEGAAPIVKGYPIKNPQTIATAIKIGNPYSWKSALKAAQESGGKIDAVSDSEILYAYKLIASTEGVFCEPASAASVAGLIKLVREGFFKGGEVVTCTLTGNGLKDPDTAIKVCEEPITVPPDFDEVVKVLGF; this is translated from the coding sequence ATGAATCGGTGGCAAGGAATAATTAAACAGTATAAAAAGTACCTCCCCGTTGACGAAAACACACCCATCGTAACCCTCTACGAAGGTAACACTCCTCTCATAGAGGCGGACAACCTCGCAAGGGCGATAGGTTTTAAAGGAAAGATTTATCTGAAGTACGAAGGACTAAATCCGACTGGTTCTTTTAAAGATAGGGGGATGACCCTTGCCATTTCGAAAGCAGTGGAAGCGGGTAAAAGAGCGGTGATATGTGCATCCACGGGAAACACCTCCGCTTCCGCCGCGGCTTACGCTGCAAGGGCTGGACTCAGGGCTTACGTTCTGCTACCCAAGGGTGCTGTCGCCATAGGAAAGCTCTCTCAGGCTATGATTTACGGGGCTAAAGTCCTCGCCATTCAAGGAACTTTTGACGATGCCCTGAACATAGTGAGAAAAATAGGTGAAAATTTTCCCGTGGAAATTGTGAACTCGGTCAACCCCTATAGAATAGAGGGGCAAAAGACAGCCGCTTTTGAGATATGCGATACCTTGGGAGAGGCTCCAGATTATCACTTTATCCCAGTCGGGAACGCAGGAAACATAACCGCCTACTGGAAGGGCTTTAAGATTTATTACGAGGAGGGGAAAATAACGAAACTCCCTAGGATGATGGGCTGGCAAGCGGAAGGTGCTGCTCCTATAGTGAAGGGCTACCCGATTAAAAATCCCCAGACCATAGCTACGGCTATAAAGATAGGAAATCCCTACAGCTGGAAGTCTGCCCTGAAAGCCGCTCAGGAGAGTGGTGGGAAAATAGATGCGGTAAGTGACAGCGAAATCCTTTATGCTTACAAACTCATCGCCTCAACGGAAGGTGTTTTCTGCGAGCCTGCTTCTGCCGCGAGCGTGGCAGGGTTGATAAAACTCGTAAGGGAAGGCTTTTTTAAAGGCGGAGAAGTGGTAACGTGTACACTTACCGGAAACGGTTTAAAGGACCCCGATACCGCTATAAAAGTTTGTGAAGAACCTATAACAGTACCTCCGGATTTTGACGAGGTAGTAAAGGTTCTAGGTTTTTAA
- the dtd gene encoding D-aminoacyl-tRNA deacylase, with product MRAVIQRVKKSWVEVDGKVVGSINEGLNVFLGVRKGDTEEDIEKLVNKILNLRIFEDERGKFQYSVLDIKGEILVVSQFTLYANVKKGRRPSFEEAEEPKRAKELYEKFVDKIKESGLKVETGIFGAMMDVFIENWGPVTIIIDSREI from the coding sequence ATGAGAGCGGTAATTCAGAGAGTTAAAAAGAGCTGGGTGGAAGTGGACGGGAAGGTAGTGGGGAGCATAAACGAGGGATTGAACGTTTTCCTCGGCGTTAGGAAAGGCGATACCGAAGAGGATATAGAGAAACTCGTAAATAAGATACTTAACCTCAGGATATTTGAGGACGAAAGGGGAAAGTTTCAGTACTCCGTGCTCGATATAAAAGGCGAAATCCTAGTGGTTTCTCAGTTTACGCTGTACGCCAACGTAAAGAAGGGAAGGAGACCCAGTTTCGAAGAGGCCGAAGAGCCTAAGAGAGCAAAAGAACTCTACGAAAAATTCGTGGATAAAATAAAAGAAAGCGGGCTTAAAGTAGAAACGGGTATTTTCGGGGCTATGATGGACGTTTTTATAGAAAACTGGGGACCCGTGACCATTATAATAGATTCGAGAGAAATCTGA
- a CDS encoding segregation/condensation protein A produces MKYFHFTEEHPFSLVLPLIEEGKLDPWEVDIVELANLYMEELKKLEVLDLRVPARAILAASFLLRKKIETIFPKPPRKYTKRKYTLQEIVDMFEEEYREVEEDIKENVEKIRKIVKRKRASAKRKRREKRKEVPLHVAKFEEVLEELWNSFKELEVGTRLSFFNFLSKKDLVPQFMALLYLDYESKVRLFQEKPFEDITVEILKT; encoded by the coding sequence TTGAAGTACTTCCACTTCACTGAAGAACACCCCTTTTCCCTTGTTCTCCCCTTAATAGAGGAGGGAAAGTTAGACCCCTGGGAGGTGGACATAGTAGAGCTCGCAAACCTCTACATGGAAGAATTAAAAAAACTAGAAGTTCTGGACCTGCGTGTGCCTGCGAGGGCTATCCTCGCCGCTTCGTTTTTGCTCAGGAAGAAGATAGAAACGATATTCCCAAAACCTCCGAGAAAGTACACAAAAAGGAAGTACACGCTACAGGAAATAGTTGATATGTTCGAAGAAGAGTACAGGGAAGTGGAGGAAGATATAAAGGAAAACGTTGAAAAGATAAGGAAGATAGTAAAGAGGAAAAGGGCAAGTGCAAAAAGAAAAAGGAGGGAAAAGAGAAAGGAAGTTCCCCTGCACGTTGCGAAGTTTGAAGAAGTTCTAGAAGAGCTTTGGAACTCCTTCAAGGAACTGGAAGTGGGAACGAGGCTGAGTTTTTTTAATTTTTTAAGCAAGAAGGATTTAGTTCCTCAGTTTATGGCACTCCTTTATCTCGACTACGAGAGTAAAGTAAGACTCTTTCAGGAAAAGCCTTTTGAAGACATAACTGTGGAGATATTAAAAACCTAG
- the metG gene encoding methionine--tRNA ligase subunit beta, protein MEEKALIGIEDFLKVDLRVAKVLSAERVEGSEKLLKLTLSLGDEERTVVAGIAKYYTPEELVGKKIVIVANLKPRKIFGIESQGMILAASDGENLSVIVPDRDVKEGAKLS, encoded by the coding sequence ATGGAAGAAAAGGCTTTAATAGGGATAGAAGACTTTTTAAAAGTAGATCTCAGAGTAGCAAAGGTTCTGTCCGCCGAAAGGGTAGAGGGTTCCGAAAAGCTCCTGAAGCTCACACTTTCCTTGGGAGATGAAGAGAGGACGGTTGTCGCAGGTATAGCGAAGTACTACACACCCGAGGAACTCGTAGGGAAGAAAATCGTTATAGTTGCAAACTTAAAACCAAGAAAGATTTTCGGTATAGAGTCCCAAGGAATGATACTCGCCGCATCGGACGGAGAGAACCTCTCCGTTATAGTTCCCGACAGGGACGTGAAGGAGGGGGCTAAACTCAGTTGA
- a CDS encoding pyridoxal phosphate-dependent aminotransferase, translating to MDRLEKVSPFIVMDILAQAQKYEDVVHMEIGEPDLEPSPKVMEALERAVKEKTFFYTPALGLWELRERISEFYRKKYSVEVSPERVIVTTGTSGAFLVAYAVTLNAGEKIILPDPSYPCYKNFAYLLDAQPVFVNVDKETNYEVRKEMIEDIDAKALHISSPQNPTGTLYSPETLKELAEYCEEKGMYFISDEIYHGLVYEGREHTALEFSDRAIVINGFSKYFCMPGFRIGWMIVPEELVRKAEIVIQNVFISAPTLSQYAALEAFDYEYLEKVRKTFEERRNFLYGELKKLFKIDAKPQGAFYVWANISDYSTDSYEFALKLLREARVAVTPGVDFGKNKTKEYIRFAYTRKIEELKEGVERIKKFLEKLS from the coding sequence ATGGACAGGCTTGAAAAAGTATCACCCTTCATAGTAATGGATATCCTAGCTCAGGCCCAGAAGTACGAAGACGTAGTACACATGGAGATAGGAGAGCCCGATTTAGAACCGTCTCCCAAGGTAATGGAAGCTCTGGAACGTGCGGTGAAGGAAAAGACGTTCTTCTACACCCCTGCTCTGGGACTCTGGGAACTCAGGGAAAGGATATCGGAGTTTTACAGGAAAAAGTACAGCGTTGAAGTTTCTCCAGAGAGAGTCATCGTAACTACCGGAACTTCGGGAGCGTTTCTCGTAGCCTACGCCGTAACACTAAATGCGGGAGAGAAGATAATCCTCCCAGACCCCTCTTACCCCTGTTACAAAAACTTTGCCTACCTCTTAGACGCTCAGCCGGTTTTCGTAAACGTTGACAAGGAAACGAATTACGAAGTAAGGAAAGAGATGATAGAAGACATTGATGCGAAAGCCCTTCACATTTCCTCGCCTCAAAACCCTACGGGCACACTCTACTCACCTGAAACCCTGAAGGAACTTGCGGAGTACTGCGAAGAGAAGGGTATGTACTTCATATCCGACGAGATTTACCACGGACTCGTTTACGAAGGTAGGGAGCACACAGCACTTGAGTTCTCTGACAGGGCTATTGTCATAAACGGGTTTTCTAAGTACTTCTGTATGCCAGGTTTCAGGATAGGGTGGATGATAGTTCCGGAAGAACTCGTGAGAAAGGCGGAAATAGTAATTCAGAACGTATTTATATCTGCCCCGACGCTCAGTCAGTACGCCGCCCTTGAGGCTTTTGATTACGAGTATTTGGAGAAGGTAAGAAAAACCTTTGAAGAGAGGAGGAACTTCCTTTATGGGGAACTGAAAAAACTCTTCAAGATAGACGCGAAACCTCAGGGAGCTTTTTACGTATGGGCAAACATAAGTGATTACTCCACAGATAGCTACGAATTTGCTTTAAAACTTTTAAGGGAGGCGAGGGTGGCGGTAACGCCCGGGGTGGACTTTGGAAAAAACAAAACGAAGGAGTATATAAGGTTTGCTTATACGAGAAAGATAGAAGAACTTAAGGAGGGCGTTGAAAGGATAAAGAAGTTCTTAGAGAAGCTTAGCTGA